The Longimicrobium sp. genomic interval GCGGAGGAATTCCATGAACTCCTCCGGCTCCTTCGTCTCCTGCTGCCACTCCAGCACCTGGCGGAACCAGGTCAGCGTCTCGTCCACGTCGTCGGTGGCGCGCCCCTCCTTGTACTTCCAGTGCGCCGCGATGCCGTACTCGGCGGTGCGGTGCATCTCGCGCGTGCGGATCTGGATCTCGTACAGCCGCCCGCCGGGGCCGAAGATGGTCGTGTGCAGCGACCGGTACATGTTGCTCTTCGGCGTGGCGATGTAGTCGTGGAACCGCTCCGTCAGCGGCGTCCAGCGGTTGTGGATCACCCCCAGCGCGTGGTAGCAGTCGGTGACCGTCTCCACGATCACCCGCATGGCCATCAGGTCGTAGATCTCCTCGTAGCTCTTCTGCCGCCGCACCATCTTGCGGTAGATGGACCACAGGTGCTTGGGGCGTCCGGTGACCTCGGCGTCGATCCCCGCCTCGAGCAGCTCGGACTGCAGCGGCTCGCGCATGCGCTCCACCAGCTCCTCGCGCTCGCGCCGCTTCTCGCTGATCTTCTTGGCCAGGTCGCGGTAGGCGTCGGGCTCCAGGAACTTGAAGCACAGGTCCTCGAGCTCCCACTTGATGGTGGCCACGCCCAGCCGGTGCGCCAGCGGCGCGTAGATCTCGCGCGTTTCCAGCGCGATGCGGCGCCGCTTCTCCTCGGAGAGGTAGTCCAGCGTGCGCATGTTGTGCAGCCGGTCGGCCAGCTTCACCAAAATCACCCGGGCGTCCTGCGCCATCGAGAGCAGCAGCTTGCGGAAGTTCTCAACCTGCTGCTCGGTGCTGGTGCGGAACTGCACCTTGGCCAGCTTGGTCAGCCCGTCGACCACCGTGGCCACCTCGTCACCGAACGCCTCGCGCACGTCGTCGATGGTGGCGGGTGTGTCCTCGACCACGTCGTGGATCAGCGCGCTGGCGATGGTCACCGAGTCCAGGTGCAGGTCGCCCAGGATGGCGGCCACCTCCACGCAGTGGGTGACGTAGTCCTCGCCCGAGCGGCGCTTCTGCCCCGCGTGCGCCACGCTGCTGAACTCGTACGCGCGCGTCACCAGCTCCAGGTCCAGCCGGACGGCGTAGCTCTCGATGCTCGCGAACAGGTGCGGCGGGAGGATGGCGCGCGCGTGCTCCAGCGCGTCGCCTTCCAGCACGGCGGGGGCGGAGGTGGCCATCAGCGGCCCACCCGGCAACGGGGCGCCACAAGCGCCCGCCCATCCCGGGGGGACGGGCGGGGCCGGAACACGAGTGCGGAGATCGGCGGAAGCACGCTCATGCCTTCAATGTAAACACACGCGGAGCGCTGGTCACGTCCCCCGTGCGCCACCCGCAAGTTCCCGACCCGGTCCGGGGCACGATCTCCGCCTTCCTCGTCCCAGCGCCGCATTCCAACGGCGACCGGAACGCTCCGTCGCCGCTCGCCGCCGCGCACCGCGGCTACGCCGCCGCGAGCGCCCGGGGTGCCTCCGCCCCCTGGCGCAGCTGGCCGCGCTCGCCGAACGAGAAGTAGCGCCCCTCGCCGATGATCACGTGGTCCGAGACGGGCACGCCCAGCAGGTCGCCGGCCTGCACCAGCTCCCAGGTGATCAGGCGGTCGTCGGGCGAGGGCGCCGGCTCACCGCTGGGGTGGTTGTGCACCAGCACGATGGAGGCGGCGCCGTCGTGCAGCGCGTGGCGGAACACCTCGCGGGCGTGCACCAGCGAGGCGTCGAGGGTGCCGCGGCTGATGAAAACCTCGCGGAGGATCTCGTTCTGGACGTTCAGGACCAGGATGTGGAACTCTTCCTGGTCCATGTCGCGCATGCGGAAGCGGAAGCGCTCGTACACGTCGCGGGCGTCCTGCACGCGCACGCGCCCGGGGCGCGCCTCTTCGGCGGCGCGGCGCCCCAGCTCCAGCGCGGCCAGGATACGCCCGGCCTTGGCCTCGCCGATCCCGGCGACGCGGCCCGCCAGCACGCACAGCGGCGTGCTCATCAGGCGCCGCAGCGAATCGCCGCCGTCCTCGCCGTGGAAGGCGGCCAGGAGGTCGGTGGCCAGCTCCAGCGCGGTGCGCCCGGGCCGGCCATCGCGGGGCGGCTGCCCGGTTTCCACCAGCAGCGCCAGCAGCTCGCGGGTGGACAGCGCCCGCACTCCCAGCGCGCGCACCCGCTCGCGCGGACGGTCGTCGGCGGGCCACTGCTTGATCGTGAAGTGCATGATGAACCCCCGCAAAAGGTGAACGCCGAGCGCACACCGAACAAAATACGAAAGTGCTCTCCCCCTGTCCAGAACCTTCTCCCACTTCCCGCATGGCGAAGCGGGGCGGCGCGCCTCCCGGCACGCCGCCCCGCTGCTTTCCCCTGTCCCCTGCCGAACGTCAGCCCCGCCCGTGGCAGTTCTTGTACTTCTTCCCGCTCCCGCAGGGGCACGGGTCGTTGCGCCCCACCGCCGCCTGCGCGGCGGGCTTCGCGGCGCCGGCTTCCTCGCGGTTGGTGCGCAGCTGCCGCGCGGAGGGGGGAACCGCCGCGTACGGGTTGATCCCCAGCGACGAGCGCGGGCGCGGGGCCGGCGGCGCCTCGGGGGCGGGGGTCTCCTCGCCGCCGTAGCTGGCCTCCACCGGCTCGCCGGGCTGCCCGGGGCCGCCGTAGAAAAGCGGCGGCGGGGGCGGCGCCTGCTCGGGCGGCGCGATCTGCGCGCGGAAGGCGAAGCGCGCCACCGACAGGTACAGGTCGCGCATCAGCGACTCGAACATGTCGTACGCCTCGGCCTTGTACTCCACCAGCGGGTCCTTCTGCCCCCACCCGCGGAACCCGATCGACGCCTTCAGGTGGTCCAGGTCGTAGAGGTGGTCCTTCCACTTCTCGTCGATCGTGGACAGCACGATGAAGCGCAGCACCGCGTCGCCCGCCTCGCCGAACTGGTCGAGCTTGCGGTGGTAGGCCTCGTGCGCCAGCTCCTGCACGTAGTCGGCGACCTCCTGGCGGCTCTCGAAGTCGTCGCCTCCCTCGCCGTCGGGGCCGGGAAAGCGGTCGGCGGTGAGGAAGAAGTCCAGCGTCAGCCGCTGCCGCAGCCCCGCCAGGTCCCACTCCTCGGGGTGCGCGCCCTCGGTGTACTCGTCGACGATCGGCGGCAGCGACCGCTCGATCATCTCCCACACCTCGCCCTGCAGCTCGCCGCCGCCTTCCAGCGCGAAGGTGCGCAGGTCGTAGATCACCTCGCGCTGCTGGTTCATCACGTCGTCGTAGTCCAGCAGCCGCTTGCGCGCCTCGAAGTTCTGCATCTCCACCCGCTGCTGCGCGCCCGAGATCGAGTTGGTGATCCACGGGTGGGTGATGACCTCGCCCTCCTGCGCGCCCAGCCGGTCCATGATCCCGGCGATGCGGTCGGAGCCGAACAGGCGCATCAGGTCGTCTTCCAGCGACAGGAAGAACTCGCTGGCGCCCGGGTCGCCCTGGCGGCCCGCTCGGCCGCGCAGCTGCCGGTCGATGCGCCGGCTCTCATGCCGCTCGCTGCCGATGATGTGCAGCCCGCCCGACTCGACCAGGTAGTCGTCGGGCTTGGCCGACAGGTCCTCGCTCTGCTCCGGGTCCGGCAGGGTGCCCACCAGCTTCAGGTCCACCCCGCGCTCCTTCAGCCACGCCACCGTGCGCGGATCGGTAACGCCCGGCCCCAGCTTGATGTCGGTGCCGCGCCCGGCCATGTTCGTGGCGATGGTCACGGCCCCCGGCTGCCCGGCGCGCGCCACGATCTCGGCCTCGCGCTGGTGCTGCTTGGCGTTCAGCACCTCGTGCGGCACCCCGGCGCGCTTCAGCATCCGCGACAGCGTCTCGGAGACGTCGACCGACACCGTGCCGACCAGGACGGGGAGCTCCATGGCGTGCAGCCGCTGCGCCTCGGTGATGATGGCGTTCAGCTTCTCGCGCTTGGTCTTGTAGACCAGGTCGTGGCGGTCGTCGCGCTGGACGGGGCGGTTGGTGGGGATCACCATCACGTCCAGCCCGTAGATCTGGTGGAACTCGCCCTCCTCGGTCTCGGCGGTGCCCGTCATGCCGCCGAGCTTGTCGTACATGCGGAAGTAGTTCTGGATGGTGATGGTGGCCATGGTCTGCGTCTCGGCCTTCACCGAGACCGCCTCCTTGGCCTCCACCGCCTGGTGCAGCCCGTCGGACCAGCGCCGGCCCTGCATCATGCGGCCGGTGAACTCGTCCACGATCATCACCTCGCCGTTCTGGATGACGTACTGCTCGTCCTTGTTGAAGAGCGTGTACGCCTTCAGCAGCTGGTGGATGACGTGGATCTTCTCGCTCTTCTCCGCGTACTCGCGCTCCAGCGCGGCAATGGCGTCGCGCTTCTCGTCGACCCCCAGCTCGGGGTCGATCTCCACGCGGTGCACCTCCTCGCTGATGTCGGGCACGATGAACGCGTCGTGCTCGCCCGGCGCCAGCACGTCCAGCCCCTGGTCGGTCAGGTGCACGTTGTGCCCCTTCTCGTCCATCGAGAACAGGAGCTGCTCCTCCAGCTCGTGCACCTTCTTTTCCTGCATGTAGTCGCGCTCGACCTTGCCGATGGTCTTCACCAGCCCGGGGTCGTCGGAAAGCAGCTTCAGCAGGCGCTTGTTGCGCGGGGTGCCGCGGCGAGCCAGGAACAGCCGCTCGCCGGCCGAGTAGGGGTCGCCCGCGGCGATGTCCTTCTCGGCCTGCGCGATCAGCTCGTTCACGATGCGCGTCTGCCGGCGGAAGAGGTCGGCCACCGACGGGTTGTAGCGCGCGTACGCCTCGTTGGTCTCGTTGCCCACGGGGCCGCTGATGATGAGCGGCGTGCGCGCCTCGTCGATCAGCACGCTGTCGACCTCGTCGACGATGGCGTAGGCGTGGGCGCGCTGCACGCGCTGCTCCAGCGCGTGCACCATGTTGTCGCGCAGGTAGTCGAAGCCGTACTCGTTGTTGGTGCCGTAGGTGATGTCGGCGTGGTAGGCCTCGCGCCGCTCCGGGCCGTTGGGCTCGTGCAGGTCGATGCACCCCACCGTCAGCCCCAGATAGCGGTACACGTGGCCCATCCACTCGCTGTCGCGCTGGGCCAGGTAGCTGTTCACCGTCACCAGGTGCGCGCCGCGGCCGGTGAGCGCGTTCAGGTACAGCGGCAGGGTGGCGACCAGGGTCTTCCCCTCGCCCGTCGCCATCTCGGCCACCTTCCCCTGGTGCAGCACGATCCCGCCGATCAGCTGCACGTCGTAGGGCACCATGTCCCAGGTGAGGGCCTGGCCGGTGACGGCCACCTCGGTGCCCACCAGCCGCGCGCACGCCGCCTTCACGGTGGCGAAGGCCTCGGGAAGGATCTCGTCGAGCGCGGCCTCGGTGGCGCTCTTCAGCTCCTTCTCCACGCGCCCCATGTCCACCGCCAGCTGCTCGCGCTCGGCGGCGCTCTCGGAGCTGCGCTTCTTCTCGCGCAGCTCGTCGACCTCGGCCTGCAGGTCGGCCGTGGCCTCGCGGATGTAGGCGCGGAACTTGTCGGTCTGCGCCTTCAGCTCTTCTTCGCTCACGCCCTGCAGGCGCTCGAAGTGGCGGTTGATCTCGTCCACGATCGGCTGCAGGCGCTTCAGCTCGCGCTGGTGGCGCGTGCCGAACACCGCCCGGATCACGCTCTTCAACATCGGGAAAGAACCCTTCCGCTCTTCGTTTCTAGAGATTGGTCTGGTACAGCCCCAGCCGCGCGATCACCTCTCGCACCGCCTGGGGCACCAGGTACCGCACCGTCTGCCCCGCGCCGATGCGGCGCCGCACCTCGGTGCTCGACACGTCGACCCGCGTGACCGGCACCGCCATGGCGGGATACGCGAGCCCCGCGGGCACTCCCTCGCCGCCGCGCGACACCACCACCAGCCGCGCCAGCCGCACCACCTCGTCGGGCTCGCGCCACTGCGGGAGCTCGCGCAGGTTGTCGGCGCCGGTCAGGAAGAAAAGCTCCGCTCCGGGGTGCCGCGCGTGCAGCTCCCGGAGCGTGGCCACCGTGTAGCTCGGACCGGCACGGCGCAGCTCCAGGTCGCACGCCTCGAAGCGCTCGTCGCCCGCGACCGCCGCGCGCACCATCTCCAGCCGGGCCTCGGGCGGTGCCGCCACGGCACCCAGCTTGAACGGGTGCACCGCGGCGGGGATCCACAGCACGCGGTCCAGCTTCAGCGCCAGCGCGGCGTCCGAGGCGGCCACCAGGTGCCCCAGGTGCGGCGGGTCGAAGGTGCCGCCGAACACGCCCAGCCTTGCCGCGCCGCCCTCTGCCCCCGTGGCCACTTCCGCGCGCTACGGCGTGGGCGCGGCGGGCGAGGCCGCGGTGCGCGCCGCCGAGTCGGCGGGCGCCGGCGCGGGCGCGGCCGACAGCGCGCGCGCCTCGGCGCTCTGCGGGAAGTCGCGCAGCAGCCGCTGGCGGGCCTCGTCGGCCTCCTCGCGGTAGTTGATCCTGCCGTACGTCTCCACCAGCCGGGCCAGCGACGCCGGCGCCCAGGGGGTGTCGGGAAAGCCGTTGGCGGTGTCGTGGAAGTAGATGGCGGCGGCGTCGTACGCACCCCGGCGGTAGTAGAACATCCCGTTCAGGTACGACTTGTACGCCATCTTGTCGCGCATCTCCTTCACCCACGTGCGCACCGTGTCGGCCTGCGCCGTCGCGCCGTAGTACTGCGCGAAGCTCTCGCAGTAGGTGATGGCGGTCTCGGTGTACTGCTGGTCCAGCTGCGCGCGCGGCGACAGGTTGTGGTACGCCTCGCACAGCCGGTAGCGGGCCTCCTGCTGCTCGGCCTGCTGCGGGTAGTCGGTGATGAGGCGCAGCAGCTCCGAGGCGCTGGTCAGGTACTCGCCGGTGTGGATGTGCGAGATCCCGAGCGCCAGCAGGGCCTGCGGCATGCGCGCGTCGCCCGCCGAGTTGGCGTCCACCCACCGCTTGATGAGCTCCGCGGCGCGCGGATAGCGGTGGGCCTGGTACGCGGCCATGCCGCGCACGTACGCCATCTCCGGGGTGAGCGGAAGCTCCTTCTTGAAGACGGCGCAGGCGGGCAGGAAAAGCGCTGCCATGAGCGCGGGGGCGAGCCTGCGCCCGAGTCGGGTTCTGGTCATGGAAGCCGAGTACCCCGCCGGGCGGGGGCTTGTTCATTCCGTGTGGCCCCGGTGCATTCCGGCACTGGGGCGGGGGTCCGCAAGGCGCGCGCCGCGCAGGGGCTGCCGTTTCGGCGGCGCGCCCGGCGCGGCGCATTCGTACTTGTCAGCATGCCGTGCGGTTCCGGCAGCCTCGTTCCATCTTCGTCCAACCATCCAGCGACGAGCGGGCAAAAGCGGAAGTTCGGAGGACTGCCCTTTCGTACTTCCGTACTTCCGCACTTCGTCCGATCAGCTCGCCTCGCGCTGCCTCGCCAGCATCCCCAGGTAGCCGGAGACCTGCGCGTTGTCCGGCTGCTGCTGCTCGCACCGGCGCCACTCGCGCTCGGCGTCGTCCAGGCGGCCGGCGCGGTAGTGCGCCAGCCCCAGGTTGGCGCGGGCGGCCACGAACGACGCGCGGCGGTCCAGGATCGACTCCAGCTCGGCCACGCCTTCGTCGGCGCGGCCCAGCTCGATCAGCGTGCGTGCCAGCTTGTTGCGGATGTCCAGGAACTGCGGGCGCAGCGCCGCGGCCTTGCGGTACTCCTCCAGCGCCTCGTCGCCCGCGCCGGCGGCGGCGTAGGTATCGCCCAGCTCGGCGTGCATGTTGGCCAGCTTGGCCGCCGCCGCGCTGCTGAAGCGCCCGCCCGACTTCTCCTCGTCGGCCTCGGCGGCGCGCTGGAAGCTTTCGCGCGCCTCGTCGGTGCGCCCCAGGTCGTTCAGCGTGATGGCGCGGTTCAGGTGCGCCTCCACGTAGCCGGGGTTCAGCTCGGTGGCGCGCTCGAAGGCCGGCAGCGCCTCTTCGCCGCGCCCCAGCAGCGACAGGCACAGCCCGATCAGGTTCTGCACGTCGGCGAACGCCGGGTGCCGCTCGGCCACGCCCTGCAGGTCCTCGAGCGCGGCCACGTACGCGCCGCGCGCGAAGCTCTCCTTGGCCCGCGCGATCGTCTGCTCGACGGCAGGGTCCAGCGCCATGCAGACCTCTCGGGTCGGTGAACCTGGAAAGGAAAAAGGCGGGGGAAGATATCCATCCCGCCCACCCCCATCAAGCCGCCGCGACGTTCCGTCTCCCGTGTCCGGCGTCCTTCATCTCACATCCGGTCCAATCCCCCGCGTCCTTCAAAGCACGAACGCGCCACCGGCTCGATGAGGAGGCGCGAACGCAGGAGTATCGATGCGATATTGGCCGGGACAATCGGATGCCGGCCACGACGACTGCCGTCGCCGCGGTCAGGTGCCGGCGCGGCCGTAGCGGTCTTCCAGGCGCACCACGTCGTCCAGCTCGGGGGTGCTCACCTCGAGGATCACCGCGTCTTCCAGCGCCTCCACGCGGTGCACGTCGCCGGGGCGCACGGTGATGCACTGCCCCGCCGCCATCTCGAAGTCGGTGCCGTTGAAGTGGTACAGCAGGCGGCCGGAGAGCAGGTACATGGTCTCCATCTTCCGCTCGTGCTTCTGCAGCGACAGCGCGTGTCCGCGCGTGACCTCGATGATCTTTCCCGCGTAGCGCTCCTCGTGCGCGTACCAGATCTCGCGCCCCCACGGCTTGGGGACGATCTTGGGCTCGGTGACGGGAACGGTCATGGACGGGGGCAGGAGACGTCGAGTTCGAAAGGAGCGCGGAAGCGGCTACCCGCGGCGGAAGAGCTTCTGCCAGACCGAGGGCTTGCCGGGAAGCGGCGGCACCGCGACCGGCGGCTCGCCGCGCCAGAGGCGCTCGGGGTTCTCGCGGGTCAGCAGGCGCCCCTGCAGCTCTCCCCCGGCGCGCTCCAGCGCGGCCAGGAAGGCGGTGGTGTGCAGCGTTCCGCGGGCGTGGTAGTCGCTGCAAACATAATCCGCCAGCCCGCCCCTCAACAGCCCCCACGCCCGCTCGGCCGCCTCGGGTCCGTACTTTCCCAGGACCGAGCCGGCGTTCACCTGCAGGAACGCCCCCATCCGCTTCCACTCGCCCGCCGCGGCCAGGTCCGCCGCCAGGTTGGAGTAGCGCTCGGGGTGCGCGATCACCGGCGTCCACCCGCGCAGCTTCAGCTCGAACAGCACGTTCTCGGCGTGGGGCGGAACGCTGAAGAAGGGGAACTCCACCAGCACCAGCGCGCTGCCTCCCAGCCGGATGCGGGGGTCGGAAAGGTCGGGGGTGGGCGTGTCGAGCAGCACCTCCACCCCGCGCTGCAGGCGGAGATCGGGGAACTCGGCCGCCGCCATGGCGCGCACCGCCTCCCACGCGGCGTCCAGCGCCCCCATCGCGCCCGCCATCTCCTCCGGCCGGCCGGCCACCGAGGCCTGGAAGTGCGGGGTGACGATGATCCCCGTGGCCCCCTGCGCCCGGAACTCGGCCATGGCCGCGCGCGTCTCGTCCAGGTCGGCCGCGCCGTCGTCCACCCCGGGAAGGAGATGGTTGTGGAAGTCGATCACGGCGTCTCTCCCCGTGAGCCCCGGAACCACTCCACGAAGCGCGGGATCCCGTCCTCGATCCGCGTCCGCGGGTCGTACCCCAGCATCTCCCGCGCGCGGGAGATGTCGGCGCAGGTGCGCTCCACGTCGCCCGGCTGCGGCGGCTGGCGGTCGATCTTCGGCTCCACCCCCATCGCCTCGCCCAGCAGCTCCACCAGGCGCGAGAGGGTGACGGTGTCGCTCTCGCCCAGGTTGAAGACCTCGAAGCAGCCGGGGTGCGCCGCGGCGAAGTCCACCGCCGCCTCCACCCCCTGCACGATGTCGTCCACGTAGGTGTAGTCGCGCCGCGTGGACCCGTCGCCGAAGAGGGGGATGGGGCGCCCCTCGGCCATCAGCCGCGCGAACTTGTGGATCGCCAGGTCCGGCCGCTGCCGGGGCCCGTACACGGTGAAGAAGCGCAGGCAGACGATGGAGAGGCCGTACAGGTGGTTCCAGGTGCGGCACAGCAGCTCGCCCCCGCGCTTGGTGGCCGCGTAGGGAGAGATGGGGTCGGCCGCCGCGTCGTCCTCGCGGAAGGGTACCGGCGCGCTGTTCCCGTACACGCTGGAGCTGGAGCCGAAGACGAAGTCGCGCACCCCCAGCCGCCGCGCCAGCTCCAGCATGGCCGCCGTGCCGGTGAGGTTCACGTCGGCGTAGACCTCGGGCTGCTCCAGCGAGGGGCGCACCCCGGCGCGCGCGGCCAGGTGCACGATCGCCGCCACCTCGCCCGGCCCGGCGCCCGCCGCGGCGAGTCCCGCGGCGACGGCATCCGGGTCGCGGATGTCGGCCTCCACCAGGCGGAAGCGGTCGCTCGCGGCCAGCTCGGCCACCGCGGCGCGCTTGATGGCCGGGTCGTAGAACGAGTCGAAGCTGTCGACCGCGGCCACGCGCTCGCCGCGGTCCAGCAGCCGCCGGCAGACGTGGCCGCCGATGAAGCCGGCGCCGCCGGTCACCACGATGGTCATGGCTAGAGCGTGCGGGCGGACAGGTCGTGCCGCTCCACCAGCGTGCGAAAGTGGGGGATGGTGCGCTCCAGCCCCTCGCGCAGCGGCACCCTGGGCTCCCACCCCAGCACCTCGCGCGCGAGGGTGATGTCGGGGCGCCGCACCTTGGGGTCGTCCTCGGGAAGGGGATGGCGCTGCACGACCGAGCCGGTCCCCGGGATCATCTCCAGCACCTGGTCGGCCAGCTGCTGCACGGTGAATTCGATGGGGTTGCCGATGTTGGTGGGGTCCACGCGGTCGGAGTGGAAGAGGCGGAAGATCCCCTCCACCAGGTCGTCCACGTAGCAGAACGAGCGCGTCTGCGACCCGTCTCCGTAGACGGAGAGCGGCTCGCCGCGCAGCGCCTGCACGATGAAGTTGCTCACCACGCGCCCGTCGCCGGGACGCATCCGCGGGCCGTAGGTGTTGAAGATGCGCACGATGCGCGTCTCCACCCCGTGGAAGCGGTGGTAGGCCATCGTCATCGCCTCGGCGAAGCGCTTGGCCTCGTCGTACACCCCGCGCGGGCCCACGGGGTTCACGTGGCCCCAGTAGCTCTCGGGCTGCGGGTGCACCAGCGGGTCGCCGTACACCTCGCTGGTCGAGGCGAGCAGGAAGCGCGCGCCCTTGGCCTTGGCCAGCCCCAGCGCCTTGTGCGTCCCCAGCGACCCTACCTTCAGCGTGGGAATCGGCTGCTCCAGGTAGTCGACGGGCGAGGCGGGCGAGGCGAAGTGCAGCACCCCGTCCAGCGGGCCCTCGACGTAGATGAAGTTGGTGACGTCGTGCCGGACGAAGGAGAAGTCGCCGCGCCCGAACAGGTGCGCGATGTTGTCGGGGTGGCCGGTGATGAAGTTGTCCATCCCGACCACCTGGTGCCCCTCGGCCAGGAAGCGGTCGCACAGGTGCGAGCCCAGGAACCCCGCGGCTCCGGTGATGAGGACCTTCATGCGCGCGCCGCCCCTCAGCTCGCGGCGCCGGCCACGGCCGGCCGGGCGGGCACCACCGAGGGCGGCGGGTACGCCGGCGCGCGGCCCACGGACACGTACTCGAACCCCATCTCGCGCATGCGCGCGGGATCCCAGAGGTTGCGCCCGTCGAACACCACCGGCTGGGCCAGCCCGGCGCGGATGCGGTCGAAGTCGGGAACGCGGTACGGCGCCCACTCGGTCAGCACCAGCAGCGCGTCGGCGCCGGGAAGGCAGTCGTAGTTGCGCGGGCACAGCTCCAGCGCGCCGCCGGCCAGCAGGTCGGCGAAGTGCCGCTCGGCCTCGTGCCCTGCCTCGGGGTCGTGCGCGCGCACCGTGGCCCCCGCCTCGCAGAGCCGGCGCACGATGGTGAGCGAGGGCGCCTCGCGCATGTCGTCGGTCTCGGGCTTGAAGGCCAGCCCCCACACCGCGAAGGTGCGCCCCGAGAGGTCGGCGCCGAAGCGCTCCGTCACCCGCTCGACCAGCACGCCCTTCTGCTGCGCGTTCACCTTCTCCACCCCCTCCAGGATGGCCGGGTCGACCCCGCACTCGCAGAGGGTGTGCACCAGCGCCTTCACGTCCTTGGGAAAGCAGCTCCCGCCGTAGCCGATGCCGGCGAAGAGGAAGGCCGGGCCGATGCGCTCGTCGCTGCCGATCCCCCGCCGCACCTCGCCCACGTCGGCGCCCACCGCCTCGCACAGCGCGGCGATGGTGTTCATGAACGAGATGCGCGTGGCCAGCATGGCGTTGGCCGCGTACTTGGTGATCTCGGCCGAGGCGATGTCCATGAACAGCACCGGGTTGCCGGTGCGCACGAAGGGGGCGTACAGCTCGGCCAGCCGGTCGCGGGCGTGCTCCGAGTCCACCCCCACCACCACGCGGTCGGGCTTCATGAAGTCCTGGACCGCGGCGCCCTCCTTCAGGAACTCGGGGTTGGAGCAGACGTGGAAGCGGCGCGCGGTGTGGCGGCGGATGGCGTCGCGCACCTTGTTGGCCGTGCCCACCGGCACCGTGCTCTTGGTGATGACGATCTTCTCGGGGCCGTCGTCCGGCATGCTGCGCCCGATGGTCTCGGCGACGGCGAGAACGTGCTTCAGGTCGGCCGAGCCGTCCTCGCCCGGCGGCGTGCCCACGGCGATGAACACCACCTCGGCCGCGGCCACGGCGGCAGACACGTCGGTGGTGAACGACAGGCGCCCCTCGCGCAGGTTGCGCTCCACCAGCGGCTCCAGGCCGGGCTCGTAGATGGGGATCTCGCCGGCGTTCAGGCGGTCGATCTTGGCCCGGTCGATGTCGGCGCACGCGACCTGGTTTCCCGTCTCGGCCAGGCAGGCGCCCGCCACCAGCCCCACGTACCCCGTTCCCACCACCGCGATTTTCATGTAGCTTCGGTCTCGGTCTGGACGCGTTCCCGGTTCCAGGCACCCGCCCGGCCGGAGCGGGCGCAGAATAGCCGGACGTTCCTTCGGACGCAAGCCGAGAACAGGCGCGTACTTGTAACCCCGCGACGGTCGCTTATATTACCGGTCTCCACGCCGCCGGCCCCCGGGGTCCGCGGCAGTCTCCGTCAGCCGTTCGGGACACATGCGCCGATTTTTCGCGATCCTCGTGGCGGGCGCCGCCGTGCTGTCCGCCATGCCTCTGTCCGCCCAGCAGC includes:
- a CDS encoding tyrosine-protein phosphatase — encoded protein: MIDFHNHLLPGVDDGAADLDETRAAMAEFRAQGATGIIVTPHFQASVAGRPEEMAGAMGALDAAWEAVRAMAAAEFPDLRLQRGVEVLLDTPTPDLSDPRIRLGGSALVLVEFPFFSVPPHAENVLFELKLRGWTPVIAHPERYSNLAADLAAAGEWKRMGAFLQVNAGSVLGKYGPEAAERAWGLLRGGLADYVCSDYHARGTLHTTAFLAALERAGGELQGRLLTRENPERLWRGEPPVAVPPLPGKPSVWQKLFRRG
- a CDS encoding SDR family NAD(P)-dependent oxidoreductase translates to MTIVVTGGAGFIGGHVCRRLLDRGERVAAVDSFDSFYDPAIKRAAVAELAASDRFRLVEADIRDPDAVAAGLAAAGAGPGEVAAIVHLAARAGVRPSLEQPEVYADVNLTGTAAMLELARRLGVRDFVFGSSSSVYGNSAPVPFREDDAAADPISPYAATKRGGELLCRTWNHLYGLSIVCLRFFTVYGPRQRPDLAIHKFARLMAEGRPIPLFGDGSTRRDYTYVDDIVQGVEAAVDFAAAHPGCFEVFNLGESDTVTLSRLVELLGEAMGVEPKIDRQPPQPGDVERTCADISRAREMLGYDPRTRIEDGIPRFVEWFRGSRGETP
- a CDS encoding UDP-glucuronic acid decarboxylase family protein yields the protein MKVLITGAAGFLGSHLCDRFLAEGHQVVGMDNFITGHPDNIAHLFGRGDFSFVRHDVTNFIYVEGPLDGVLHFASPASPVDYLEQPIPTLKVGSLGTHKALGLAKAKGARFLLASTSEVYGDPLVHPQPESYWGHVNPVGPRGVYDEAKRFAEAMTMAYHRFHGVETRIVRIFNTYGPRMRPGDGRVVSNFIVQALRGEPLSVYGDGSQTRSFCYVDDLVEGIFRLFHSDRVDPTNIGNPIEFTVQQLADQVLEMIPGTGSVVQRHPLPEDDPKVRRPDITLAREVLGWEPRVPLREGLERTIPHFRTLVERHDLSARTL
- a CDS encoding UDP-glucose/GDP-mannose dehydrogenase family protein, which encodes MKIAVVGTGYVGLVAGACLAETGNQVACADIDRAKIDRLNAGEIPIYEPGLEPLVERNLREGRLSFTTDVSAAVAAAEVVFIAVGTPPGEDGSADLKHVLAVAETIGRSMPDDGPEKIVITKSTVPVGTANKVRDAIRRHTARRFHVCSNPEFLKEGAAVQDFMKPDRVVVGVDSEHARDRLAELYAPFVRTGNPVLFMDIASAEITKYAANAMLATRISFMNTIAALCEAVGADVGEVRRGIGSDERIGPAFLFAGIGYGGSCFPKDVKALVHTLCECGVDPAILEGVEKVNAQQKGVLVERVTERFGADLSGRTFAVWGLAFKPETDDMREAPSLTIVRRLCEAGATVRAHDPEAGHEAERHFADLLAGGALELCPRNYDCLPGADALLVLTEWAPYRVPDFDRIRAGLAQPVVFDGRNLWDPARMREMGFEYVSVGRAPAYPPPSVVPARPAVAGAAS